A window of Schistocerca cancellata isolate TAMUIC-IGC-003103 chromosome 1, iqSchCanc2.1, whole genome shotgun sequence genomic DNA:
agacataaaataaagtatccaaatgtatcgtCAGTGCATTAGCCTGTTCCCCATGATGAGGGATTGCCTGTTTCTgtttgtaacttgaaagccacggaaccagatactatgttaagtgaatcagaaagtactgaacatatagaagaacactgccctcaatatcatgacacttcgcctcagctctttaatcaaaaggaattgaaTGATTTGGTTCgagatctaaaactttcgaaagagcaagctgaactcttggggtcgagactgcaacaacggaaccttctagctccaggtacaaaaatttcctgtttcagatcaagaggtgcttcctttgcCCAATATTTcaatatgcagaattcaatgtgtgtatgcAGAGATGTCAGTAGTCTGATGATGCTAGGTGTACAACACaattcacaggagtggagactatttattgactccagtcaaaccagcttgaaagcagtactactgcagaatggcaatgcatttccaccTGTACCTTTGACTTACGCAGTacacatgaaagaaacttatgaaaccacggcgttgctgctagaggcaatcaaatttaaggatcatgaatggcacctttgctgtgatttaaaagttgttgcatcccttacaggtttacaggcttgATTCACAAAACTCTACTGCTTTTATGTGCCTTTGGGACAGTGACagcaagaaccactatacagtcaaggaatggcttATAAAGAAGTCGTATGTTCCTGAAAACTTAAATGCGAACAATACCCATAAGCTGAGCCCAATAAAAACATTTTATCTCCCCTCCATATTGAGTTGAGCCTTTTcgagaactttgtaaaagctctggataaagactgcaaggccttcaatcacttaaaagaaaaagtttcccaaattaagtgaggcaaagctgaaagagggtgtatttgttggaccacaaataagataattgctgaaagatccaaACTTTGATATCAAACTCACAGGTATCCAATTagttgcttggtcttcttttaaagcaactatgaagggctttttgggtaacagaaaagacagaaACTATGTTACCATtctgaatgatctgttggacaactataagaacatgtgGTGTAGGATGTCACTTAaaatgcactgtttacattctgacCTTGATTTATTCCCAGAAAATTTGGGAGCTGTAAGCGATGAGCATGGCGAACAATTTCACCACGACATTCTTACCACGGAACACCTTTACCAAGGCCACTGGGACCCTTCGAtaatgggtgactactgctggggtcttgttagggaggCTGATAAaacagcaaacaaaagaagagctccatcgtcgcatttttcaaaaaccaaagatgattaaaggtgaaaatatcttctgaactaatttggacttTTTATTGGTATCGTgtccatatatacatacaaaataatactgatttCAAACATtctaaatgtgtatttttgtttgacttaattgtgtcaattgttgctattaccatttattattctgctgtgtatctaggaaatgttaggtcatagagaaaaactgattttaccagtgtattcagcatcTCCAGAATTAAGTAAagccacccatttacaaaccaggtgcagaaaaaagtttaaatttggtaAATAGTGTAATAGGAGAACCACAAGATGTAGGTGGTTTTCAGCGAGGACAACCTGGATATGCAACTGCCATTCTAAAACAAGCAGTAACCCAAACTCAAGCACATGAAATTCTCAACAATTAAAAAccaaaaaatgcaaaaacaaaaccACTGGTATCGTAAATTTTGCCAGAcctataaacattttttaaaaatatttttgagtcCATCAAACATGAGGGAATTCATGCAAtgaatattgattttttttctgagatggtcaagcaactgGTGCTGGACCACATGATGTGGATCGAACTTCCCATTAAGGAACAATCCCTGATAGTAACAGAGATTGAACCTGTTTATCCAAGAAGTAATCAGACATGCTGACCATTAACTACGAAAGTAAACATCAGATATAcctaaagtgaaaaaaaaaaaaaaaaaaattatctgtatgaCACAGATGTCTAATTGCACACGGTATCCAGATTCTCCCTCGCAATACCCTTTCCTTTGAACTTTCTTTTGGTTCTTTGCACCCTTGATCTCACCTTTGGATGATTTTTCTGGCCTAGCTCACCTCCGAGATTTCGTTTTAACTTCCCTTCTGCAATTTTTCTTGCACTTAGTTTCCCATTAATTATaggtcatttattttatttattcacttgtcTCTGAATTGCCTGCTACCCTATCGTCAGCTTCTTAAGTCTCAGTTTTCATATTTACTAGCCATCAAAAATTCACTGATTACTAAACTCGATCTCATGGTAATGTAACTGGTCGTGCACAGGGCGGTTAACATTAGCACAGGGGTGAGACAAGAGTGCATGTGCATGTCCCAATTCAACAAGCTGCTTGATAATATGAAATGACTCTGAAGCAATATAATAAATTTTAAGACTGGATTAAAAGTGATGAAGTTGAGCAACTCTTAGGCCTTCTTCATAAAAGAAGTGTCATCAAATTCCTGAAATAAACGTTTCCGATTCATTATGTCCTCTGCAAATTTTATAGGCTAATTAACATTAGTGTTGCAGTAAAACATTTCATAttgttatgtcatttcattgtattgcACTTAGATCAAATGTAGGTTTACATTTCAGACTTCTTTCCACGTACCAGACACTCCTCTCTTCATGGAGATTAACTAGttacaattaatgaaaattaataatatgtAACCTAATCAAAACAAGATCTATTTGTAAAACAAATGGTTACCCCGTGTGAAGAGGTGTAGATGGCTGATTACTGTACGGGGTGTACGGTGTATACGGTTCTTGGATTTCTGATCCACTTCCGTCCATCGGGGTCATGGGTGTCATCGGTGACTCGTATTCTGGCGGTGGAGGATCATCCATCCTTATACGCTTACCACCTCGTCTCTGCATTTTGGTCTATTTCACTTTCCTGAGAATACACAAATTAGAGCTTTCAattgaaattataaatattttatagaaaaacTCACTTACTTGTAACGAAAACGTTACTGCATTTATCGATTGACTGTAAGTTCTTCCATCTTTCTTTACCCTCTGTGCTGTCTGACGCTTACCTTTATACTTCTTTAAACAAAATGCGACCTCCAAGTTATTTTATGCGAAGTTTAACGTGTAAAAAACCTGAGTTGACTTCATGTACTTCTGGCCGTTATTcccaaaataaacaaaatacttatttacaacgcTTCTATGACGCAAGCTCTAACATTTCCCTCCACAGTTCAATCAATATTCAATACCAACGCTCTATTCCAAAGATAACTGACTGCCCGACTCGAATGGAAAAAAAGGCGGTACTGTAGCTCGAATCATGTCAAACACTATCATTGAAagacattaaataataataataatcactttgGTCAGTTAAATGTTGTTTTTTTGCCATTTTAAGTAATATAATTATCATGATTATTACAGGAAGGTTTGTAATTATACAACATATCCGATAAAAAATTGTATTCGATTAACAAGTAAACAAACTGATATTGTTTACTACTGAAAATCAAATGTATTACGTAAAGAACACCCATAAAATCTTTGATTTAACTTTTCATAATTGAAAGTGATGAACTTGTAGACGCGAAGATCGATATGCAAAATACGACCAACAAACAATTGTGAATTGCTTAAAAACAAAAGACAGAGGTGGCGCTGTTTGTAGTGTATTTTGATATTTTCAGATGTACATAATGTGAAAGGTAGCGTCAATAATATGGAACAGTTTTATGTAAGTGGGTGGGATGATGATGACAGGAATGTGGAAGAAGATGGGGGTGAGATACATTTGGCAGCAGAGAGGGGAGACGTTGAATCTGTTGAGGAGCTACTAAAATGCGATCCAGATCTTGTAAACGCTCGCGATAAAGATGGATATACGCCTTTACATCGAGCTTGCTACGGTGACCACGTGAAGACCGCTGAAATACTTATAAGAGCTGGTGCCGATATAGAGGCAGGTACATTGGATGGATGGCGTCCTCTACATTCGGCCTGTCGCTGGAACAATGCACGCATAGTTGCGTTACTTCTTGCTCATGGCGCATGTGTAAACGCACCAAGTGAGGGTTCACAAACCCCTCTGCACTTAGCTGCATCTCATAGTCATAGTTTGGAAACACTACAGCTGTTGCTAATGCATCCCAGTGTCAGACCCGAGCTGAAGAACAGTGTGGAAGAAACAGCTGAAGAAATTGCAGTTCGAGGAGGACCTCTCGGCTATCTGTTCGAAGTGACAGAAGATTGTGTGAATAAAATATGATTGCTTTTAATTATGTACAAATACTATAACTTTACTATGTGATATATGCGTGATTTTGAAGAGCATTCGAGTCGGAAATTGCTGTAGGCTCCCAGATGACAAAGTTATAGGAATTTGTTGCAACTGGTAATAGCAGTACGTGTAAAATTTACGTAAAAAAACTTCTCACTTAAGAAAGGAACAATTAacctaaaacaaaaataattagttTGATAATTTGTTTTCTGCCATTGATACTTTGTTTATTTGTGTACAGGAtattactgttattaaaataaatatttgttatgaTCTCCTAAATATTAaagaatttttaatctatattgtgTAGATGCCCTATACATAAACAATGCAAAATGCAAGGACATATATACCATTTCATGTACAGTGATGTTTTACCAATGAAGGCAACATGGTCCTAAAAGTATGCAGCAAGGTTGTCTTAATTTTGCTTACAGGTATATATACATTTTGATTGCGTATGTCACATTTTACAATAAGTGGGATGCTGCAGCATGTTAAGAAATGTACAACTTGTCAAATATTTGAAGTtacgtaaacatgctgctcttttgGGAAAAAAATAAGTGAACCCGTCTGTTTCTGTAACgtctttttatttataaaaatacagtAGCAGACTGATTTCATAGTCATGGGTGTGACACTTGAACTCTATAAATGAACTGTATAATAATTTTAAATTGTCGTATATTAAATATTCCTTTCAATATacatcatttaaaaggaaattgatTGGACCTACATTACTAAATCtggatataattttctttttgtaatcgATGGAAACCTATATTATTAACCAAAAATTGTATGTCATGGACAAAATTCAGAAGTGCAGTGTAGCACATTGCCCATTTTACAGGGAAAAATTTGTGAATTGAATGATTATATGTAAACAAATTAATAACTGTATAATACCGAAAACTTACTGCATTAGCCATGAAAATATCAGAAAGAAACTtgcattattttcaaagtaataacataatttctgttaaaattaccaaatatgcagcaaccagtcacaaaatcatgttttatttattcacttttgcaaatctatTTCAATTGATTTACAGTCATCAtcagtgctttcaaccaatatgtgccctgagtaatCAGTTTCAattgatttgcaaaagtgaataaataaaacataaatttgtgactggttgctgcatatttggtaattttattgttTACGGTCGCtacacgacttgggaaccacatggagcccaccattcataatttctgttgccaCAGGAATGACATGAACTATCTCAAAATATTTCAGAGAAGTAGGGGGTGATAAtggatttattacattttttgcaGTACAAACAAATCACATTGCGTAATGGAAGTGGTGTTGGTGTTAAAtcaattttaaaaatgcagttctTTAATAGAGGCTAACAGACAGCTCATCTTCAACTGAAACACTCTCTTAGCTTAACATGATACTCAGTATGGAGAATGAAGCATTGTCATGTTCAAATAAATAAAGGTATGAATAATCAACTAACTATCTAAAGAAATATACCCAGAAATACATACTGAAATAGtttcacaaaagtaataaaaaaactcAATTTCATTTTAATCACGGAAGGATTCAAAATTTTAAcaacattcttttgtaaagaaacaaTTGAAATGTCATTTTCATTAGCACAAAAGAGTTTGTTTTCTTTATCACGTGGTTTTCAAAACATAACCTTGATTTCATTGGCCACACACAATGATTGGCAAACAGAACAAAATTCTGTCCATTTCCACTCTCAGTCTGTAGCTTGAAGATCAAAAAGGTTCCAGCTTTAATTTCCTTAGTTGGATTTATGGTTGCCTGTACTTCATTTTCTGATGTTGCTTGGTTATCTTGAACATTAGACTCTTCGGAATCTGAATAAATATCAGAacatttcagctgtttcttggATTTAGggatttcctgaaatatttcatatCTTGTCATTTCACTGCCAGATGTTTCCGCAGCTAAAATATGGCGACTGTCATATAGTTTCTAAAATAATGGTTAGAATGCGCTTTAGGAATATGAATGACATCTTCCCAAAGCCTTGACTGCCGTTCCTTTGTCTTGTCTACATCACTGCTTGAATTGAAGAGAACGTGAACTTCATTCAATTTACCATTCGCATAATCTGAAAATTCCTTTGCATTATTCACCACCACTGTCCGACTTCTGATTCCTCTCCAAACAGTTATCTTCACTGTTCCCCCAATCCTATCAACAGGCCCTTTGCTGTGTGCGCAGCAAAGAAGTTCCGCTCAATTTCAACTCCCAAACAGGATTTAGTGCAGCAGGacaatgtaaatttatttttaaactgtgCAGTGCAGTTGTCCGAAAACATATGAactttttgtaaattttgattctGCTGTTTTAGATGCGATATAATTTTTTCAAGAAAGCACCAAACTGCAAATGTGTCATGTGAAAGATAATCACCTGCAATTGCATAAGAAAAACCAGCCTTTAGACTATCCCATACACAGCACATAAATAATGTTACTTGTTTGTGGCTCCAGTGTGCACCCTGACTTTCATCTTGTGACATTAAAGAGAAGTTCTCGGCAAAGTCAACTTGCTTGGCAACATCATTCTTTGTAAGGCCTT
This region includes:
- the LOC126151106 gene encoding ankyrin repeat domain-containing protein 49-like, with translation MRPPSYFMRSLTCKKPELTSCTSGRYSQNKQNTYLQRFYDASSNISLHSSINIQYQRSIPKITDCPTRMEKKAEDVHNVKGSVNNMEQFYVSGWDDDDRNVEEDGGEIHLAAERGDVESVEELLKCDPDLVNARDKDGYTPLHRACYGDHVKTAEILIRAGADIEAGTLDGWRPLHSACRWNNARIVALLLAHGACVNAPSEGSQTPLHLAASHSHSLETLQLLLMHPSVRPELKNSVEETAEEIAVRGGPLGYLFEVTEDCVNKI